The following proteins are co-located in the Spirosoma montaniterrae genome:
- a CDS encoding response regulator transcription factor — translation MPVSIAIADDHHLVAEAFSNLIQKFENYDVLLLADNGRDLLNQLRYANRLPDIVLVDLNMPEMDGFETADQLRQLYPSIRVLALSMTDREEHIVRMLRNGARGYLLKGCRSAELRRALDDVMDKGFYYSDFLTKQLIRSLHTPETPGHNTSFGLNNREFDFLKMACSELTYNEIADKMCVSPRTVDGYREVVFRK, via the coding sequence ATGCCCGTATCCATCGCCATTGCCGACGACCACCATTTAGTGGCCGAAGCCTTCTCTAATCTGATTCAGAAATTTGAAAATTATGACGTACTGCTCCTGGCCGACAATGGTCGTGATCTGCTCAACCAACTGCGCTACGCCAATCGGTTGCCCGACATTGTGTTGGTAGACCTGAACATGCCCGAAATGGATGGCTTTGAAACAGCCGACCAACTTCGGCAACTCTATCCGTCGATTCGGGTGCTGGCTTTGTCGATGACCGACCGCGAAGAACACATCGTGCGTATGCTGCGTAATGGCGCACGGGGATACCTGCTCAAAGGATGCCGCTCGGCAGAGCTGCGCCGGGCACTCGACGACGTAATGGACAAAGGATTTTACTACTCCGATTTTTTGACGAAGCAACTCATCCGCAGCCTGCACACACCCGAAACACCCGGCCATAACACCTCGTTTGGGCTAAACAATCGGGAGTTCGATTTTCTGAAGATGGCCTGTAGTGAACTGACATACAACGAGATAGCGGATAAGATGTGCGTTAGCCCACGCACTGTAGATGGTTATCGGGAGGTGGTTTTCAGAAAATGA
- a CDS encoding acyl-[acyl-carrier-protein] thioesterase: protein MSFIQTDTYALRGYECDANGLLSIPALMNFMQESANRNVIDYGIGINDLAQRGYGWMLMRFGLRMHQYPHYGQHIRVITYPTFVEKYFIHRDFRVLADDDTLLADARSTWLVFSTEKRSMVPMPDFIRTLTPPADVDSLPKLTLKPDFQAIPVVSTETQSVTVGWFDIDQNQHVNNVSYVQWLLEAMPKEMLQTSELAELDVIFRNESHWPDQLLIRADADDALTFRHRIEQAETSKDVILARSRWR from the coding sequence ATGTCTTTCATACAAACCGATACGTATGCCCTGCGCGGCTATGAATGCGATGCCAACGGGCTGCTGAGTATACCAGCTCTGATGAATTTTATGCAGGAGTCGGCCAACCGCAATGTTATAGATTACGGCATCGGTATCAACGATCTGGCCCAACGCGGCTACGGCTGGATGCTCATGCGCTTCGGCCTGCGAATGCATCAGTATCCACATTACGGCCAACATATCCGGGTTATAACCTACCCGACCTTCGTTGAAAAGTATTTTATTCACCGCGATTTTCGGGTATTGGCCGACGACGATACGTTATTGGCCGATGCCCGCAGCACGTGGCTCGTGTTCAGTACGGAGAAGCGGTCGATGGTGCCGATGCCTGATTTTATCCGCACCCTGACGCCCCCAGCCGACGTTGATTCTCTACCAAAACTGACACTTAAACCCGATTTTCAGGCTATCCCTGTTGTTTCCACAGAAACGCAATCGGTAACGGTCGGTTGGTTCGATATAGACCAGAATCAGCATGTCAACAATGTGTCGTATGTGCAGTGGCTGCTCGAAGCGATGCCAAAAGAGATGTTACAGACAAGCGAATTAGCCGAACTTGACGTAATTTTCCGCAACGAAAGCCACTGGCCCGACCAACTTCTGATTCGCGCTGATGCCGATGATGCGCTGACCTTCCGGCACCGCATCGAACAGGCCGAAACCAGCAAAGACGTGATTCTGGCCCGAAGCCGCTGGCGATAA
- a CDS encoding sensor histidine kinase, whose product MQADFERELLQTQLETQNHTLLQVAEELHDNVGQLLTVAVMRLNQLEDEVEGETAQQSVQQTREVIDTIIADVRSLAKTLDHNTVRRFGFLPSLTLELERIQRVGRVQTQLQTTGEPFSLGEQAETVLLRIAQESLNNAMKHAHASMLIVLVDYQPDSFTLTVSDNGDGFRVDEVNARLIDRAGSGLSNLQRRAKLLHGACAIESRPDAGTRVCVTLPRNSVN is encoded by the coding sequence ATGCAAGCAGACTTCGAGCGTGAACTGCTGCAAACCCAGCTCGAAACCCAAAACCATACGCTGCTCCAGGTTGCCGAAGAATTGCACGATAACGTGGGCCAATTGCTCACGGTGGCCGTTATGCGGCTGAACCAATTGGAAGACGAAGTGGAAGGGGAAACCGCGCAACAATCGGTGCAGCAAACCCGCGAGGTAATTGATACGATTATTGCCGACGTGCGGTCGCTGGCGAAAACACTCGATCATAACACCGTTCGGCGGTTTGGGTTTTTACCCAGTCTGACGCTCGAACTCGAACGGATTCAGCGGGTTGGACGCGTACAAACGCAGTTGCAAACTACCGGCGAACCTTTCTCGCTGGGCGAACAGGCCGAAACCGTATTGCTGCGAATAGCGCAGGAGTCGCTCAACAACGCCATGAAACACGCCCATGCCAGTATGCTAATCGTTTTGGTCGACTACCAGCCTGACTCATTTACGCTGACTGTCAGCGATAACGGCGATGGCTTTCGGGTCGATGAGGTAAACGCCCGACTCATTGACCGGGCCGGTTCGGGGCTTAGTAACCTACAACGCCGGGCCAAACTCCTGCATGGTGCCTGCGCCATCGAGAGCCGACCCGACGCAGGTACCCGCGTGTGTGTTACCCTGCCGCGTAATTCGGTGAATTAA
- a CDS encoding ribonucleoside-diphosphate reductase subunit alpha: protein MYVIKRDGRRESVKFDKITARIEKLCYGLDPAYVQPVEVAMKVVNGLYDGVKTTELDNLAAETAASLTTRHPDYAILAARIAISNLHKETNKSFSGTIKQLYHYEDPKTGENASLISKEVYDVVRTNAALLDSTIIYDRDYGYDYFGYKTLEKSYLLKTNGRIAERPQHMLMRVAVGIHLDNIDAAVETYNLLSEKWFTHATPTLFNAGTPKPQMSSCFLLTMKDDSIDGIYDTLKQTAKISQSAGGIGLSIHNIRATGTYIKGTNGTSNGIIPMLRVFNDTARYVDQGGGKRKGSFAVYLEPWHADIFDFLDLKKNSGKEESRARDLFYALWTPDLFMKRVEDNDVWSLFCPHECPGLADCYGEEFEALYERYEREGRARKTIKAQELWFKVLESQTETGTPYMLFKDSANRKSNQKNLGTIKSSNLCTEIIEYTAPDEVAVCNLASIALPKFIKRDPDGILRFDHQKLLEITKVATRNLNRIIDLNYYPVEEARRSNMRHRPIGLGIQGLADAFILLRMPFESDEARRLNEDIFETIYFGAMTASMELAKEHGPYETWKGSPISQGIFQFDMWERDGKPVTPKSGRWDWESLRKDVVEHGVRNSLLLAPMPTASTSQILGNNECFEPYTSNIYTRRVLSGEFVVVNKHLLKDLVKLGLWNDTMKNNLIRANGSVQQVPGIPQNIRDLYKTVWEIKQKHIIDMAADRGAYICQSQSLNIHIQDSNFGKLTSMHFYAWKAGLKTGMYYLRTKAAADAVKFTVEPQAEPQLEPVLAETIAVEKPLDYVQYAKDHATNQQPTPVPMVTELEQQYAAMTCSLDDPEGCEMCGS from the coding sequence ATGTATGTAATCAAACGTGATGGCCGCCGGGAGTCGGTCAAGTTCGATAAGATTACCGCTCGTATCGAGAAGCTGTGCTACGGCCTTGACCCTGCCTATGTGCAGCCGGTAGAAGTCGCCATGAAGGTCGTTAATGGCCTGTACGACGGGGTGAAAACCACCGAACTCGACAATTTAGCCGCCGAAACGGCTGCCTCCCTGACTACCCGCCACCCCGATTACGCCATCCTGGCCGCCCGGATCGCTATCTCAAACCTGCACAAGGAAACCAACAAATCGTTCTCCGGTACAATCAAACAACTTTACCACTACGAGGACCCAAAAACAGGCGAAAATGCGTCGCTGATCTCGAAAGAAGTCTACGACGTGGTGCGTACCAATGCTGCCCTGCTCGACAGCACCATCATCTATGACCGCGATTATGGCTACGATTATTTCGGCTACAAAACCCTCGAAAAGTCGTATCTGCTGAAAACCAACGGGCGCATCGCCGAACGCCCGCAGCACATGCTCATGCGCGTGGCCGTAGGCATTCACTTAGACAACATCGACGCGGCTGTAGAAACCTATAACCTGTTGAGCGAGAAGTGGTTTACACATGCTACGCCCACGCTCTTCAACGCCGGTACGCCCAAACCGCAGATGAGTAGCTGCTTTTTGCTGACGATGAAAGACGACAGCATCGACGGCATTTATGACACGCTGAAGCAAACCGCCAAAATCTCGCAGTCGGCGGGTGGTATCGGTCTGAGCATTCACAACATTCGGGCCACCGGTACGTACATCAAAGGCACCAACGGCACCTCCAACGGCATTATTCCGATGTTGCGCGTGTTCAACGATACGGCCCGCTACGTCGATCAGGGAGGGGGGAAACGCAAAGGTTCGTTTGCCGTGTATCTGGAACCCTGGCACGCCGATATTTTCGATTTCTTAGACCTGAAAAAGAACTCCGGGAAAGAGGAATCCCGCGCCCGCGATCTGTTCTATGCCCTCTGGACGCCCGACCTGTTCATGAAGCGCGTAGAAGACAACGACGTGTGGAGTTTGTTCTGCCCGCACGAGTGCCCCGGTCTGGCCGATTGCTACGGCGAAGAGTTCGAGGCTCTGTATGAGCGGTATGAGCGTGAAGGCCGCGCCCGCAAAACCATCAAAGCGCAGGAACTGTGGTTCAAAGTTCTGGAGTCGCAGACCGAGACCGGAACGCCCTACATGCTGTTTAAGGATTCGGCCAACCGCAAATCGAACCAGAAAAACCTCGGCACCATCAAGTCGAGCAATCTCTGCACCGAAATCATCGAGTACACGGCTCCCGACGAGGTGGCGGTTTGTAATCTTGCCAGCATTGCCCTGCCGAAGTTCATCAAGCGCGACCCCGACGGTATTCTGCGGTTCGACCACCAGAAACTGCTTGAGATTACGAAGGTAGCCACCCGCAACCTGAACAGAATCATCGACCTCAATTACTACCCGGTTGAAGAAGCCCGGCGCAGCAATATGCGTCACCGCCCGATTGGGCTGGGCATACAGGGGCTGGCCGATGCGTTCATTCTGTTGCGAATGCCGTTTGAGAGCGACGAAGCCCGTCGACTGAATGAAGACATTTTCGAGACCATCTACTTCGGTGCCATGACGGCCTCGATGGAACTGGCGAAAGAACACGGCCCCTACGAAACCTGGAAAGGTTCGCCCATTTCGCAGGGTATCTTCCAGTTCGATATGTGGGAACGCGACGGAAAACCGGTAACGCCCAAGTCGGGCCGCTGGGATTGGGAGAGCCTCCGCAAAGACGTAGTAGAACACGGCGTTCGGAACTCGCTGCTACTGGCCCCGATGCCAACCGCGTCGACCTCGCAGATTCTGGGCAACAACGAATGCTTTGAGCCGTACACGAGCAACATCTACACCCGGCGCGTGCTGTCGGGCGAGTTTGTGGTGGTGAACAAACACCTGCTCAAAGACCTCGTGAAGCTGGGCCTCTGGAACGACACGATGAAGAACAACCTGATTCGGGCCAACGGCTCGGTGCAGCAGGTGCCGGGCATTCCGCAAAACATTCGCGACCTCTACAAAACGGTGTGGGAGATTAAGCAGAAGCACATCATCGACATGGCCGCCGACCGGGGCGCGTATATCTGCCAATCGCAGTCGCTGAACATTCACATTCAGGACTCGAACTTCGGCAAGCTGACGTCGATGCACTTCTACGCCTGGAAAGCGGGCCTGAAAACGGGCATGTACTACCTCCGCACGAAAGCCGCTGCCGATGCTGTGAAGTTCACGGTAGAGCCGCAGGCCGAACCGCAACTGGAACCCGT
- a CDS encoding aminotransferase class I/II-fold pyridoxal phosphate-dependent enzyme, protein MPQSPAFRALLTDSMARYGTAFGSSRNGNLQLNVYDEAEAKLARWVGAEAALTLSSGMMAGQVIVNYLRGQRATFIYGPYAHPALWHDPDVQPPTLPFADWAHRLPVQIRSLPPGPVAILTNSVNGVRSDYYSFDWLPELPDDRPITLVVDDSHGLGVLNDGRGIWPQLVHKQNVSLLVTASLAKGMGLPGGAVFSSAGTINSLRQTAFFGACSPMPPAYADAFLHADALYAEGRDRLYENIRLAEKLLMPTGLFHHAPGYPVFFTEQDDLYSFLLERGILVYSFAYPTVNDRANTRIVISAFHTVDDIQTLANAVYEYVF, encoded by the coding sequence TTGCCACAATCTCCGGCGTTTCGGGCGTTGCTGACAGACAGTATGGCGCGATATGGTACGGCCTTTGGCAGTTCGCGAAACGGTAATCTGCAACTGAACGTGTACGACGAAGCCGAGGCAAAACTGGCCCGCTGGGTTGGGGCCGAAGCCGCGCTAACGTTATCGTCGGGGATGATGGCCGGGCAAGTGATTGTCAACTACCTGCGGGGGCAGCGGGCAACGTTCATCTATGGACCCTACGCACATCCGGCTCTGTGGCACGACCCCGATGTCCAGCCACCCACGCTGCCGTTTGCCGACTGGGCACATCGGCTGCCCGTTCAAATACGCTCGTTGCCGCCCGGCCCGGTAGCAATCCTGACTAATTCGGTAAACGGCGTTCGGTCGGACTATTATTCGTTCGACTGGCTACCGGAGTTGCCTGACGACCGCCCGATTACGCTGGTCGTTGATGATTCGCACGGGCTGGGTGTGCTGAACGACGGGCGCGGTATCTGGCCGCAACTGGTTCATAAACAAAATGTTAGTTTGCTGGTGACGGCCTCGCTGGCAAAAGGCATGGGTTTGCCGGGGGGCGCGGTATTCAGCAGTGCCGGGACAATTAATTCCCTGCGCCAAACCGCGTTTTTTGGGGCTTGCTCGCCTATGCCACCCGCTTATGCCGACGCGTTTCTGCACGCCGACGCGCTCTACGCCGAAGGTCGCGACCGATTGTACGAAAACATCCGGCTGGCCGAAAAATTACTGATGCCTACCGGCCTGTTTCACCACGCGCCGGGCTATCCGGTTTTCTTCACCGAACAAGACGACTTATATTCGTTTCTGCTCGAACGGGGTATTTTGGTTTATTCATTCGCTTACCCGACTGTCAACGACCGGGCCAATACCCGCATCGTCATCAGCGCGTTTCATACCGTCGATGATATCCAAACCTTAGCCAACGCTGTATATGAGTATGTTTTTTAA
- a CDS encoding response regulator transcription factor — MLRLVAKGYTSRQIGVELNLSVSTVDNHKYQMSQKLGLPGVHALKVFAGSVAFWLAE, encoded by the coding sequence ATACTGCGCCTTGTCGCCAAGGGATATACGTCCCGGCAGATTGGTGTCGAACTAAATCTATCGGTATCGACGGTCGATAACCACAAATACCAGATGAGTCAGAAACTTGGCTTGCCCGGCGTACATGCGCTCAAAGTATTTGCGGGTTCGGTAGCCTTCTGGCTGGCTGAATGA
- a CDS encoding sugar phosphate isomerase/epimerase family protein → MRYLLFPLLLLSSLVLAQKAAPVGLQLYSFRNQFAKDVPGTMAMVRQLGFREVELAGTYGMAAADFAALLAKNGLKAIGTGADFKDLDNNVPKVVREAKALGVKYVVCFWIPHNGDAFTVQDADRAIDVFNTAGRLLAENGLSLCYHTHGYEFQTYQDGTFFDYLAANLDPKNCNFEMDVYWVKSPGYDPVALLQKYPKRFPLMHLKDRKPGTPDSMNGHADVESNVTLGQGDVGIAAIMKQAKKSGVKHYFIEDESSRSMEQMALSLAFLAGLK, encoded by the coding sequence ATGAGGTACCTGCTTTTTCCCCTTCTCCTGCTCTCGTCTCTGGTGCTGGCGCAGAAAGCCGCACCGGTGGGATTGCAATTATACAGCTTCCGAAATCAGTTTGCGAAAGACGTGCCGGGTACAATGGCAATGGTACGGCAGTTGGGCTTCCGTGAGGTCGAACTGGCCGGTACGTATGGCATGGCTGCGGCTGATTTTGCAGCTTTATTGGCAAAAAATGGTCTGAAAGCCATTGGTACGGGGGCCGATTTTAAGGACTTAGACAATAACGTGCCAAAGGTAGTTCGGGAAGCCAAAGCTCTGGGTGTCAAGTACGTAGTCTGTTTCTGGATTCCGCACAACGGCGATGCGTTTACGGTGCAGGACGCCGACCGGGCCATCGACGTGTTCAACACCGCCGGGCGGCTGCTGGCCGAAAATGGCCTGTCGCTCTGTTACCACACGCATGGCTACGAGTTTCAGACCTACCAGGACGGTACCTTTTTTGATTACTTAGCCGCGAATTTAGACCCTAAAAACTGCAACTTTGAAATGGATGTGTACTGGGTGAAATCGCCCGGCTACGACCCCGTTGCGCTGCTACAGAAATACCCAAAACGTTTCCCGCTAATGCACCTCAAAGACCGCAAACCCGGCACCCCCGATAGCATGAACGGCCACGCCGACGTGGAGTCGAACGTAACGCTGGGGCAGGGCGACGTTGGTATTGCGGCCATTATGAAACAAGCCAAAAAGTCGGGGGTGAAGCATTATTTTATCGAAGACGAATCGTCGCGCTCGATGGAGCAAATGGCTCTCAGTCTGGCCTTTCTGGCGGGGTTGAAGTAA
- a CDS encoding fasciclin domain-containing protein codes for MKLFKFALSLVALLAVGQAGFAQEKTVTVGGAPMYPSKNIIENAVNSKDHTTLVAAVKAAGLVETLSGPGPFTVFAPTNGAFDKLPKGTVETLVKPENKTMLTGILTNHVVAGKVSATDLVGMIKKDGGKTMIKTVGGGTLTAMLKGDKVQITDAKGGVSTVTIADVNQSNGVIHVIDTVLMP; via the coding sequence ATGAAGTTGTTCAAATTTGCCCTTTCGCTTGTTGCACTGCTGGCCGTTGGTCAGGCGGGTTTTGCTCAGGAAAAAACAGTGACGGTTGGCGGTGCCCCGATGTACCCGTCCAAGAATATAATTGAAAATGCGGTAAACTCGAAAGATCACACCACGCTCGTAGCCGCTGTAAAGGCCGCCGGGTTGGTCGAAACGCTATCGGGTCCAGGCCCGTTTACGGTGTTTGCACCGACCAACGGAGCCTTCGACAAACTGCCTAAAGGTACGGTTGAAACGCTGGTAAAACCCGAAAACAAAACCATGTTGACGGGTATTCTGACCAACCACGTGGTGGCTGGCAAAGTGAGTGCTACCGACTTGGTGGGCATGATTAAGAAAGACGGCGGCAAAACCATGATCAAAACCGTGGGCGGTGGTACGCTGACGGCCATGCTGAAAGGCGACAAGGTTCAGATTACAGACGCGAAAGGTGGCGTTTCTACGGTGACAATCGCCGACGTCAACCAGTCGAACGGCGTTATTCACGTTATCGACACCGTGCTGATGCCGTAA
- a CDS encoding type B 50S ribosomal protein L31 — protein MKKGIHPDYRDVVFHDLSSDYKFLTRSTVQTRDTVEFEGKTYPLVKIEVSSQSHPFYTGKNVLLDTAGRVDKFRKRYGTK, from the coding sequence ATGAAAAAAGGCATTCACCCGGATTACCGCGACGTGGTATTCCACGACCTGTCGAGCGATTACAAATTTCTGACGCGCTCAACAGTTCAAACCAGAGACACTGTCGAGTTTGAAGGCAAGACCTATCCGCTCGTAAAGATTGAAGTTAGTTCGCAGTCGCACCCGTTCTATACCGGCAAGAACGTACTGCTCGACACAGCGGGCCGCGTTGATAAGTTCCGCAAACGCTACGGCACGAAGTAA
- a CDS encoding response regulator, which translates to MHPTLLLAKSQPLALNYWKAQLEEAGYTVLPFCKKASDWLSVIRQTKPYLLFIEATFANNTGLELVRQTRLLHPATRCVVCVPALPAYYLKAIEVDASGYLPDNIGDPAEVLHCFEQVGQGYRYISPIFSAVLPLPPSRNKKRSMRYLTVIGRYCALSPRDIRPGRLVSN; encoded by the coding sequence ATGCATCCAACTCTTTTACTGGCAAAAAGCCAGCCATTGGCCCTTAATTATTGGAAAGCCCAATTGGAAGAAGCGGGCTACACTGTACTTCCGTTCTGCAAAAAAGCCAGTGACTGGCTGTCGGTTATCCGGCAAACAAAGCCCTACCTGCTGTTTATTGAAGCCACTTTCGCCAATAATACCGGGCTTGAGCTTGTCCGGCAAACCCGACTCCTGCACCCGGCAACGCGCTGCGTGGTGTGTGTGCCAGCATTGCCTGCTTACTATTTGAAAGCCATTGAGGTTGATGCCAGCGGCTACCTGCCCGACAACATTGGCGACCCCGCCGAGGTGCTGCACTGTTTTGAGCAGGTAGGCCAGGGCTATCGCTATATCAGCCCGATATTCTCGGCGGTGTTGCCACTACCACCCAGCAGAAACAAGAAGCGGTCAATGCGCTATCTGACCGTCATAGGCAGATACTGCGCCTTGTCGCCAAGGGATATACGTCCCGGCAGATTGGTGTCGAACTAA
- a CDS encoding serine hydrolase, translated as MSLTQRSLRFLCVLCVYLCISAFKSSAQQTDKLLADLLAKNADLFGPIVRNPAKYDVQILYTQIDRDAQNRPSFKTYRYRVDKTRYFYPASTVKFPAALLALEKLNQLKISRDAAMLTDSAGYGQTAVRRDTTAQNGLPSVAHYVKKILLVSDNDAFNRLYELLGQCAINEQLYAKGYENLRIVHRLESAMTPDQNRRTNPIRFVDNTGKTLYQQPAQVCDRTPKADGVILRGDGFMRRDTLVRQPFNFTEKNFFALEEQQNILKAVLFPEAVPAQQRFNLTTDDYNFLYHHLSQLPRESTYPRYDSTYYDSYCKFLLTGDQKGPFPKNIRIFNKVGDAYGYLLDNAYIVDFDKGIEFMLAAVIYSNEDGILNDSKYDYDTVGMPFMGNLGRIIYEYEASRKRTRKPDLQKFKVKNEK; from the coding sequence ATGAGTTTAACGCAGAGATCGCTGAGATTTCTCTGTGTTCTCTGCGTCTACCTCTGCATCTCTGCGTTTAAATCCTCGGCTCAGCAGACCGACAAACTCCTGGCCGACCTGCTCGCTAAAAATGCCGATCTGTTCGGGCCAATTGTACGTAACCCGGCCAAATACGACGTGCAGATTCTGTACACGCAAATCGACCGCGACGCACAAAACCGCCCTTCGTTCAAAACCTACCGTTACCGGGTCGATAAAACCCGCTATTTCTACCCGGCCAGCACCGTAAAATTTCCGGCAGCTCTACTCGCGTTGGAGAAACTAAACCAACTGAAAATCAGTCGCGATGCGGCCATGCTGACCGATTCTGCGGGGTACGGGCAAACCGCTGTTCGGCGCGACACAACGGCGCAAAATGGGTTGCCTTCGGTGGCGCATTACGTTAAAAAAATTTTGTTGGTAAGCGATAACGACGCATTTAACCGGCTCTATGAGTTGTTGGGACAGTGTGCCATAAACGAGCAACTTTACGCGAAAGGGTATGAAAACCTACGCATTGTTCACCGGCTCGAATCGGCCATGACGCCCGACCAGAATCGCCGAACCAACCCGATCCGGTTTGTTGATAACACAGGCAAAACGCTCTACCAGCAACCTGCACAGGTTTGCGACCGAACACCCAAAGCCGACGGGGTGATTCTACGGGGCGATGGCTTCATGCGTCGGGACACGCTTGTTCGGCAACCATTCAACTTTACCGAAAAGAATTTTTTCGCTCTCGAGGAGCAACAGAACATCCTGAAAGCGGTGTTGTTTCCCGAAGCGGTTCCGGCCCAACAGCGTTTCAACCTGACCACCGACGATTACAATTTTCTTTACCATCATCTGTCGCAATTACCCCGCGAAAGTACATATCCGCGCTATGATTCGACGTATTACGATAGCTATTGCAAATTCCTGCTCACGGGCGATCAGAAGGGGCCGTTCCCCAAAAACATTCGCATTTTCAATAAAGTGGGCGATGCCTATGGCTACCTGCTCGATAACGCTTACATCGTTGATTTCGACAAGGGTATCGAATTCATGCTGGCGGCTGTCATTTACTCCAACGAAGATGGAATCCTGAACGACAGCAAGTATGATTACGACACCGTTGGTATGCCGTTCATGGGCAATCTGGGCCGGATTATCTACGAGTATGAAGCAAGCCGCAAACGAACGCGAAAGCCTGATTTGCAGAAGTTTAAAGTGAAAAATGAAAAGTGA
- a CDS encoding dipeptide epimerase: protein MQLYLHSFDLRLRHTFTIAHDSRDVQPTLIIDLRDGSFAGYGEATATRYYGFTVEGMAALLESLRPLVEQHELTDPEQFWAEMQPHLAQNPFALCALDQAAWDLWAKKQGKPLYQCWKLDPARSPITNYTIGLDTPGRMLEKMLEWPWPLYKIKLGKGDADLDTVRLLRQHTDSRFRVDANCGWTADQTLAYAPELAALGVEFIEQPLPANDWAGAKRVYEQSPLPIIADESCITETDVARCAGHFHGVNIKLMKCGGLTPARRMITDARQRGLSVMVGCMTESSVGISAIAQLLPLLDYADLDGSLLIANDPAAGVTIEQGHIVYADENGTGARLIS, encoded by the coding sequence ATGCAACTTTACCTTCACTCGTTCGACCTGCGTTTACGACATACGTTTACCATTGCCCACGATAGCCGCGACGTGCAGCCAACGCTTATCATTGACCTGCGCGACGGGTCTTTTGCTGGCTATGGCGAAGCTACGGCCACGCGCTACTACGGGTTCACGGTCGAGGGTATGGCAGCCCTGTTAGAGTCGCTTCGGCCACTTGTGGAACAGCACGAACTAACTGATCCTGAACAGTTTTGGGCCGAGATGCAGCCGCATCTGGCGCAAAACCCGTTCGCGCTTTGTGCGCTCGATCAGGCTGCATGGGACCTGTGGGCCAAAAAACAGGGCAAACCCCTCTACCAATGCTGGAAACTTGACCCCGCCCGCAGCCCAATTACCAACTACACCATTGGCCTCGACACGCCCGGGCGCATGCTCGAAAAAATGCTCGAATGGCCGTGGCCCCTCTACAAAATCAAATTAGGAAAGGGCGATGCAGACCTCGACACCGTGCGGCTGCTGCGTCAGCATACCGATTCGCGCTTTCGGGTCGATGCCAACTGTGGCTGGACTGCCGACCAAACGCTGGCCTACGCCCCCGAATTAGCCGCGCTCGGCGTTGAGTTTATTGAACAACCCCTGCCCGCCAACGATTGGGCCGGGGCAAAGCGCGTTTATGAACAGTCGCCCCTGCCAATTATTGCCGACGAAAGTTGCATCACAGAAACCGACGTGGCCCGGTGTGCGGGTCATTTCCACGGTGTCAATATCAAACTCATGAAATGCGGAGGGCTGACACCCGCCCGACGTATGATTACCGATGCCCGGCAACGTGGCCTTAGCGTAATGGTTGGCTGTATGACCGAGTCGAGTGTGGGTATTTCGGCCATTGCCCAACTGCTGCCCCTGCTCGATTACGCCGATCTCGACGGTTCGCTGCTCATTGCCAACGACCCTGCCGCTGGCGTTACCATTGAGCAGGGACACATTGTTTATGCCGATGAGAATGGCACCGGGGCGCGGCTAATTTCTTAA